DNA sequence from the Oncorhynchus clarkii lewisi isolate Uvic-CL-2024 chromosome 9, UVic_Ocla_1.0, whole genome shotgun sequence genome:
TCAGTGTTTATGATTGGACACTATGACCAATGTAATGATCCATTATGTGAACGCTACACGCTAGTGATACAGTAACACTCTGTGAGGAGGAGCCACAATGATGGCAAGAAACCACTGAATATTCCAACATTCACACTTAAAACAACCACATTTCACAGGCATTGCAAGTAAAAACCTCTTCAAAATGGCCGCTATCTGCAAAATCAGAGCCAGGACAAGAGAAAAGAGACATGTGAGATCGAGAAAAGCAAGTCCAAGAACATGAAACTGTTTTAGTTTCATTACCCTGTCGAAGTGGTTGAAGGAGGCACGGAACTCGTTGAGCTGCTCCTGGCTGATGCCCTTGGCGTCGCGGGTCAAGATCTGGTTCTCCACCTCGTTGATGGTGCGGGCGATGGTGGTCAGGAGCTGCTCCCAGCCCACACGGATATGCTGCCGAGgtgaggggggtgagggaggaagagaagaagaggaagggagatgaaggGTTTGGATAGTTGGTAAGCATCATAGGTCTACCAAGTTGGGGGTTAGTATGTGAGTGTCTGGGATGGTTGTAACATCTAGACTAAAGTAGTACAGGTGTGTATATTCAAATGCATAGGGATCTTCTCCAAAGTAGTTTATATGGTGTCAAATATTTATGTTACTTGGGTTAGGTTCCTTTACATCAGggctcttcaaccctgttcctggaaagcTGCTGTCCAGTAGGTTTTCACTTCAACCCTACTCTAGTGCATCTGATTTGAATAATTAGCTACTTGATACACTGAATCAAGTTATAACTGGGTTTGGAGCGGAAACCTAAAGGCCGGGAGCTCTCCAGGAATAATTTAGGAAGTATACAATAATTGATACGACTTCCATGATGtatttggttgtgttgtgtagttgtctagttgtctagctgtgtgttgtgtagttgtgtgtTGTGTAGTTGGTTGTGTTGTCTAGTTGTGTGATGTGTAGTTGTGTGTGGTGTAGTTGGTTGTGTTGTCTagttgtgtgttgtgtagtgtagttggttgtgttgtgtagttgtctagttgtgtgttgtgtagttgtgtgttgtgtagttggttgtgttgtgtagttgtcTAGTTGTGTGTTTTGTAGTTGCGTGTTGTGtagttggttgtgttgtgtagttgtgtgtTCTGGTACCTCCATGGTGTAGTTGGTGTGCTTGTTATCGAAGATGAGGGACTCCTGGCTGAGCTGGTGGTCTCCCTCCAGCTTGTCAATGTTACACTTGTAGTTGATAATGTTTTGTTCATACTGCTTCAGGCTGTTCATCTGTTCCTCTAGAGACCCAGCAATGTCCACAGACACATGACCAATCTCctgtagagggagaggggaaggaggagaggggagaggggaaggaggagaggggagagaggaaggaggagaggggagaggggaaggaggagaggggagaggggaaggaggagaggagagaggggaaggaggagaggggagaggggaaggaggagaggggagaggggaaggaggagaggggaaggaggagaggggagaggggagggggatgagggaaggaagagaagagaaaggggatgaggtagagggggagagggggaaagaaaggagagaaaggagagagaaacatgATGAGTGTTGAAGGTTTTGTGGTTGTGGTTTACACTATGCAATAATACAACACAACTTTATTCACTTCTTTAGTGAAATTAGCTCAGTGTCCATTAATGGCACATTTTGGAGGAGGTGGTGAACCCCTGCGTGTTCGGGGTTCGGGTTCTAGCTGTACTTGTACCTCCATCTTAGTCTGGATCCAGGGTCCGATAATGTTGGCCTGGGCAGCGAACTGGCGCCTCAGCCTCTCGTTGGCCTGCTGTCTGGCTACCTCCTCCTGCAACATCTGGTCCCTGAGAGGAACAAGGTGCTTCACCtatggagggagacagggacatTGGTCGTCAAAATACTGGTAGAAATGAAATCgtgttactctgttactctaGAGACTAACCCATTGCCATGAAGCAACTTATATCTTCAATCTGGAGTGCACAGACCTAGCTAGGGAAAAAGACATCCTTCTCTTTTGGCTTCTCAGTGTGTTTTAGTCACAGCCTTAGTGTAGGGGTTCACTCCTGACagattaatactactactactactactactactaccactactactattgttactactacaacaataacactactactactactacttctactactatactactactattactaccaccaccaccaccactactactactactactatactactacaataccactactactactactactactaataccactactgctattactactactactacaacagtaacactactacgactactactactactactattattaataccaccaccaccagcactactactactgctactattatactactacaataccactactactactatactactacaatagtactactatactacagtagtGTTGTACTCACGGTCTCCCACTTGTTGGTGATATCCTGGGGTGAGAGGTTGGTGTAGGGGTTGACTCCTGACAGCTTGATGCCGTAGGTCTGAGCGATCTTTACGATCTCACTCTGGATGCCCATGGTGGCCATGCGCTCCTTATCAGCCTCTGGCAGGGTGGCCTTGAACTGGTCATGGGCTGTGAtcagagactggagaggagagggggatgagaggaagagaggaggagaaaaggagtgAGAATGGAGGGATACAGTGGGAAGTAGTGATAGAGAGGAGAGTCCATCACACCGTTAATGTTACAGTACGTattgtacgcacacacacacgcacacgcagacacacacacagacacagacacagacacacacacacacacacacacacacacacacacacacacgcacacgcagacacacacacagacacacacacacacacacacacacatacacagacacacacacacacacacacagacacacacacgcacacgcagacacacacacagacacagacacacacacacacacacagacacagacacagacatacacacacatacatggatCTCCTCGGTGCTGTGGACGATGAACATGTCCTGCAGATCCTCCATGGCTCCATCCATCCAGTTGTTGAAGGGCGCCGCCCTCTTGGCGAACTCCAGGTACAGCTGGTCGATGGTCTCCCACAGTTTCTCCACACGCTGAGAAACacataatattactactactcctactataACTCCAGGTTTCTCCACACGCTGGGAAAGACCAGGAGAAGATTTAACATCAGTACACAGTATGAagccatcactactactacaactgctgctactactagtaaCTTGACTAAGTAGTCCCAGTAATACATGTAATAGCTTGACATGACCCCCACTAGTTGTTACCATTAGTTGTTACCACTAGTTGTTATCACTAGTTGTTACCACTAGTTGTTACCACTAGTTGTTATCACTAGTTGTCACCACTAGTTGTTACCACTAGTTGTTACCACTAGTTGTTACCACTAGTTGCTCTCACTAGTTTTTATCACTAGTTGTTACCACTAGTTGTCACCACTAGTTGTTACCACTAGTTGTTACCACTAGTTGCTCTCACTAGTTTTTATCACTAGTTGTTACCACTAGTTGTTACCACTAGTTGTTACCACTAGTTGTTATCACTAGTTGTTACCACTAGTTGTTACCACTAGTTGTTATCACTAGTTGTTACCACTAGTTGTTACCACTAGTTGTTATCAGTAGTTGTTATCAGAAGGGCCACATGGTCAGAAAAACTCTTGGCTCATGGTGGCTCAATTGGTTGAGGGTTCAATTCCTGCTGGGATCACATTCTCCAACTAAAAGTGTATGTACCTTCTGTTCGGTAAGTTGCTtttgataagagtgtctgctaagtgGCATAATCAATATGACTATAGTGTGTAGTGCAGATAACCTCCTGCAGCCTCTTCTGGGTGAGGGTACCCAGGTtgtcccactgtgtgtgtgtggggtgtgtgtgtgtgtgtgtgtgtgtgtgtgtgtgtacgtgtgtgcgtgtgtgtgtgtgtgtgtgtgtgtgtacctccagAGAGTCTCTTCTCTTCTGGGTGAGGGTACCCAGGTTGTCCCACTGGTCGCAGATGCCCTGGCAGCGGGTGTTCACTGAGGACGCATCATGGTAGTCCAGCTCACTGGGAGAGGAACACACTGATCACTATCACTGATCACATCATGGTAGTCCAGCTCACTGGGAGAGGAACACACTGATCACTATCACATCATGGTAGTTCATTGCACTGGGAGAGGAACACACTGATCACTATCACTGATCACATCATGGTAGTCCAGCTCACTGGGAGAGGAACATTCTGATCACTATCACATCATGGAAGTTCATCTCACTGGGAGAGGAACACACTGATCACTATCACTGATCACATCATGGTAGTTCACCTCACTGGGAGAGGAACACACtgatcactatcactatcactatcacatCATGGTAGTCCAGCTCACTGGGTGAGGAACACTCtgatcactatcactatcacatCATGGTAATCCAGCTCACTGGGAGAGGAACACTGATCACTATCACATCATGGTAGTCCAGTTCACTGGGAGAGTAACATTCtgatcactatcactatcacatCATGGTAGTCCAGCTCACTGGGAGAGGAACACTGATCACTATCACATCATGGTAGTCCAGCTCACTGGGAGAGGAACATTCTGATCACTATCACATCATGGTAGTTCATTGCACTAGGAGAGGAACACACTGATCACTATCACTGATCACATCATGGTAGTTCATCTCACTGGGAGAGGAACACACTGATCACTATCACTGATCACATCATGGTAGTTCATCTCACTGGGAGAGGAACACACTGATCACTATCACTGATCACATCATGGAAGTTCATCTCACTGGGAGAGGAACACACTGATCACTAACACTGATCACATCATGATAGTTCATCTCACTGAGAGAGGAACACACTGATCACTATCACATCATGGTAGTTAATCTCACTGGGAGAGGAACATTCTGATCACTATCACTGATCACATCATGATAGTTCATCTCACTGAGAGAGGAACACTCTGATCACTATCACATCATGGTAGTCCAGCTCACTGGGAGAGGAACACTCTGATCACTATCACTGATCACATCATGGTAGTCCAGCTCACTGGGAAAGGCACACTCTGATCACTATCACATCATGGTAGTTCATCTCACTGGGAGAGGAACACACTGATCACTAACACTGATCACATTATGGTAGTCCAGCTCACTGGGAAAGGAACACACTGATCACTATCACATCATGGTAGTCCAGCTCACTGGGAGAGGAACATTCTGATCACTATCACATCATGGTAGTCCAGCTCACTGGGAGAGGAACACTCTGATCACTATCACTGATCACATCATGGTAGTCCAGCTCACTGGGAAAGGAACACACTGATCACTATCACATCACGGTAGTCCAGCTCACTGGGTGAGGAACACTCTGATCACTATCACTGATCACATCATGGTAGTCCAGCTCACTGGGAGAGGGACACACTGATCACTATCACATCATGGTAGTCCAACTCACTGAGAGAGGAACACACTGATCACTATCACATCATGGTAGTTAATCTCACTGGGAGAGGAACATTCTGATCACTATCACTGATCACATCATGATAGTTCATCTCACTGAGAGAGGAACACTCTGATCACTATCACATCATGGTAGTCCAGCTCACTGGGAGAGGAACACTCTGATCACTATCACTGATCACATCATGGTAGTCCAGCTCACTGGGAAAGGCACACTCTGATCACTATCACATCATGGTAGTTCATCTCACTGGGAGAGGAACACACTGATCACTAACACTGATCACATTATGGTAGTCCAGCTCACTGGGAAAGGAACACACTGATCACTATCACATCATGGTAGTCCAGCTCACTGGGAGAGGAACATTCTGATCACTATCACATCATGGTAGTCCAGCTCACTGGGAGAGGAACACTCTGATCACTATCACTGATCACATCATGGTAGTCCAGCTCACTGGGAAAGGAACACACTGATCACTATCACATCACGGTAGTCCAGCTCACTGGGTGAGGAACACTCTGATCACTATCACTGATCACATCATGGTAGTCCAGCTCACTGGGAGAGGGACACACTGATCACTATCACATCATGGTAGTCCAACTCACTGGGAGAGGAACACACtgatcactatcactatcacatCATGGTAGTCCAGCTCACTGGGAGAGGAACACTGATCACTATCACATCATGGTAGTCCAGTTCACTGGGTGAGGAACATTCtgatcactatcactatcacatCATGGTAGTCCAGCTCACTGGGAGAGGAACACTGATCACTATCACATCATGGTAGTCCAGCTCACTGGGAGAGGAACATTCTGATCACTATCACATCATGGTAGTCCAGCTCACTGGGAGAGGAACATTCTGATCACTATCACATCATGGTAGTCCAGCTCACTGGGAGAGGAACATTCTGATCACTATCACATCATGGTAGTCCAGCTCACTGGGAGAGGAACATTCTGATCACTATCACATCTTCTATTACACACTTCTATCCCTTTTTCTTTAACTTTACTACGTTTATCACTTCTTCCTCCTCCGTTCTTCCACACCTCCCTCacatcatccctccctcctcccctccttacTTGAGCTCCTGTGCGATAGCAGCGATCTGCTCCACTCTGTCCTGGTGGGCGGCCAGGTCAGACTCAAAGGCCTCGTGTTTCCTCATCAGAGCCCTGATCTCCATCAGAGAGGCCGACTCATAGTCCTTCATGGACAGCAGCTCCTCCTtacctggacacacacatggacacggacgtacacacacacacacagtttatactCCATCACAGAGGCCGACGCAGTtgttctccccttctctctttctctctctatttcccccatctagatctctccctctctctatctctctacctctcctctccatctctctctttccctctctctgttattACCTGAGGTCCAGGACTGGTGCAGGGAACACTTCTGTTTGAACTTCTCAGCCAGGTGGTCCAGTCTTTCCAGACGTCTGATCTCAgtaagaagccactcctcatatCCCTTCTCCACCTGCTCCAGACCCTTCCAGGCATTGGCTATGtcctgggggaggagaggagaggagaggagaggagaggagaggagaggagaggagaggagaggggaggggaggagaggagaggagaggagaggagaggagaggagaggagaggagaggacaggagaggagaggagaggagaggagaggagaggcgaggagaggagaggagaggagaggtagaacaTGGGTGGTTAGTTGGCTGATAAGGTGTCATAACTAATGTCCACTTTGTATTGATATTGTATTTATGTTCAAGTTGAAGTTTTTACCGGTATCCACATGAGTCAAAtacatacaaataaatacatacataataaaacatttaagttCAAATCAATGCAATCCATGACAATATGTACATTTACGGGACTTGTTTTGTTGATGGATTTGCATAGGTAGGGCATGGTCAAATCTTTATCTCTCTTAGTCCTGGCCTGTGGAATGAAGAGCGGCTCTACCATACGTGGTTGACTCTACCTGGTGTTGTGAGGTTGGTGGAACAGTCAGATATCTGGGAGGTTATTCTCAAAACCACCACTGTAGATTAGCTGTGGTGTCCTGAGTAACCTGGGCTGAATGTGACGGCGCCAGGGCTACAGTGCCACGTGGACGTGATGTGTGACGTCACCTACCGAGACCATCTTTCCCTCGGAGGGCATGAAGGCGGGCCGGTTGCTCAGCCTCAGCTTGGTCTGCAGGGTGTTGAAGTTGATCTCCAGCTGACACTTCTCCTGGACGCGGGGCGGCTTGTGGACGCGGCGGTAGTCCCTGAAGTCCTCCAGCTTCTGCTGCATGGCTCTCATGTGATGCTCCGCCGTGCGGTTCTCCAGCCACGGGATGGTTTTGCGTATCCACTCCAGCAGCTagggagaggtcagaggtcaagtgGTTAAAGATCAAAGGTGTGGTTAAAGAAGAGTTTTTACTTCAGATCACCTAGTTCACACAGGTTGTACAGCTCATATATAACACTTTTAACACAACAGATATTTTGGATGCGTTTTTCTGCAGTGTGAACTAGGCCTTTGAGAGGTTACATCTCATACTGTTTATCATAAGGTGCATAGCGATGCCTCTCTGGATGGGCTTTGGAAAGTAACATTAACTCTCACCTCACTGGCCAGCTTCTCATACTCCTCCATGAGTTTCTCATTCTCCTGGTTCACAGCCAGCACTTTACAGATCCTGTTAGCTGCTGTCTCAGcctaagacagagagagacagagagacagagagacagagagacagagagagagagagagagagagagagagagagagagagagagagagagagagagagagagagagagagagagagagagagcaagagagcaagagagtaaTGGGGGTGGGAGACCGTGACAAGTTTAGACAGTCAGTAGTGGATCTTAGATCTTGCTGAATAAAATGTAGATGCTGTTACTTGTTTCTCCTATGGAACCAGCAGAGACAGTGGAAGGTGTGAGTTACCTGCTCAGCGCCAGCGAAGGCGTGGTAGAAGCAGGACACGTAGGTCATGATGGCCTTCTCATCAGGCTTGGGGGTGTTCACAATGTCTGAGGGGTGACAGACAGGAAGAGCTCAGAGACATGAAATTAACTAAGACAATGCAACTCCAGCGAAATCACTGgggagcagaggaggctggtgaagggaggacagctcataataatggctggaatggactTAATGGAatggtttcaaatcaaatcaaattttatttgtcacatgcgccgaataccgtgaaatgcttacttacaaacccttaaccaacaatgcagttcaagaaatagagttaaaatatttactaaattaactaaagtaaaacatgtaataaaatgtaacacaatgaaataacaataccgaggctatatacagggggtaccggtaccgagtcaatgtgcgggggtacaggttagtcgaggtaatttgtacatgtaggtaggggtaaagtgactatgcatagataataaacagagagtagcaacagtgtaaaaACTGGGATGTCAATGTAAATACTCCGGGTGACATGGAAACcaggtgtttgatgtgtttgagacTATTCCAttaattccgttccagccattactgtgagcctgtcctccccagttaaagtgccaccagccaccactgctgCAGAGAGTCGGCAGAGACGAATGCTAGGGTTGAACATTTCCTGAAACATTCCCAAAATTCCCTGGTTTGACAGAAAAAATGTACTCACCCTCAGCATCGAGCATCTTGGGGATGTCCAGGTACTTCTCAGCCACCTCGAAGGCAGTGTTGAGGTTACCAATGGGGTCATCCTGTtagggacagacacacagacagagagagaggtttacaCATAGAGAGAAAGATATAGGTCAGGGGTTTTTTGGTTTAATTCCCACTGGGGCCACCCATACAAAACATATGCACATGCATGAAAGCGCCCGCTAAATGgcatatatgatatatatatatgacttATAGATCATAAGAGTTCTACAGAAAACAATATAAAGGGTAATAGATGTATAGAGAAATGATAGAAAATAGTAAGAGGCTATGACTGGTGTTGACCCTAGTGGACTCTAAGAGGAGAAGGGACTGGTGTTGACCCTAGTGGACTCTAAGAGGAGAAGGGACTGGTGTTGACCCTAGTGGACTCTAAGAGGGGATGGGACTGGTGTTGACCCTAGTGGACTCTAATAAGGACTGGTGTTGACCCTAGTGGACTCTAagaggggaagggactggtgTTGAACCTAGTGGACTCTAAGAGGGACTGGTGTTGACCCTAGTGGACTCTAAGAGGGAAGGGACTGATGTTGACCCTAGTGGACTCTAATAGGGACTGGTGTTGACCCTAGTGGACTCTAAGAGGGAAGGGACTGGTGTTGACCCTAGTGGACTCTAAGAGGGAAGGGACTGGTGTTGACCCTAGTGGACTCTAATAGGGACTGGTGTTGACCCTAGTGGACTCTAAGAGGGAAGGGACTGATGTTGACCCTAGTGGACTCTAAGAGGGACTGGTGTTGACCCTAGTGGACTCTAAGAGGGAAGGGACTGGTGTTGACCCTAGTGGACTAAAAGAGGGAAGGGACTGGTGTTGACCCTAGTGGACTAAAAGAGGGAAGGGACTGGTGTTGACCCTAGTGGACTCTAAGAAGGGGAGGGGGGCACCTTTTTCAGTTTGGAGTAGTCAATGAGGTCAGGTCTGTGTCTGTGGATCAGGGCACACAGTGCCAGGCCATCTTTCCAACTGAATCAGTCACccaatggaggagaggagaggaggcgaggaggacccaaagggagggagggaagaaggagggatgaggagaaaatatataatggagagagagagatgagaggagaacaATGAGCAAGAGGAGAAGACAGAatacaagagaggagaggaaaagcaTTAGGACTTGGAAATTGTTGGAGGTAAAGTTTAAAGCAAGTGAAAGATCAAAGTAAGACAGAGATGACCACAGGGTGGCGCCCAGTGCTTGCCTGATGTGGAAGTTTTGAACGTTAACGTTCCTGTAGGGGGCAGTCTTCCTCTGGCACCATAGAAGAAGACCCTCTTTAGCAGAGGTCTCTGcatggggggagaaagaggagagacagggggagagaggggggggggcagggggggaGAGTGTTATCCTAAAGGAGGAGGCTAAATATGTTCCAGTAACCCTGTGCGGTGAAGGTGTCGAGCTTagtgacctgtgtgtgtttgtgtgcgcgtgcgtgtgtgtgtgtgtgtttgtgtgtggagcaTTTGCAAAGTGTGTATGTAGCTGAATCTTGAGTAATATTTGAGTAATATGAATGTGTTAacagtgtgtattagactgaGAGTAGGCTATACAGTAGCCAAGTGGTTCTGCTATAAGAGTCATGTTATTTTGAGTGTGCCACATGTAGAAAGTGTCTACACCATGAGCCTATGACACCTTTATGAATGTGTGTGTAATTCATGTGTTGATCTGTTAGTGGCAGGCATATGTATAATGTTGTATAGTGCATGGGTAAAGAGTGGGCAGAACACACGTTGGGTTATTTTGAACCCAGCTAGTTGGGTTACTGAGCTATGATCCACCGGgtcagatttttttaaaaactggaggtgtggcttagtaggggcgtgtctttcagatagttatttttgaCCACCCattagagtaaatgtcattccggttcatctgttctgttgtattgccAACATATGTTGAAAGCCATCATCTGAAAACCATGTCCCTACTAAACCACACCTCCAGTCTTCTGATTTGACCCGGTGGATTATAGTTCAATAACCCAACATTAACAACCCATCTTGAAGAAAGCAACAACTGACTTGGTCAAAATAACCGAACgcgtgttctgtccaatatttacccaaAATGTGTTGCTTTTAACCCAGCATTTTTAAAGTGTGTATAGTCACCATGTTAATGAATAGCGTATGAATAAACAGTGCTACTGTGCGTCTGATATCTGTGTAAGTCTATGTAGACTTAGTGTACGTACTGTTCAACTGTGTTTACGTTCAGTGTGTGCACTGGTTTGGAGTTAGTGTTTATGAGTTTATGACGGGTGGAACTGAGGGGAAATGTTTGGTAACAAAGtcgcaaaaatgtattttttaagaTGAATTGAACGACCATGTTCCAGATCCAAGAGTAACCTTTTTCCAAGTCCACtcctgcatatacagtgccttgcgaaagtattcggcccccttgaactttgcgaccttctgccacatttcaggcttcaaacataaatatataaaactgtatttttttgtgaagaatcaacaacaagtgggacacaatcatgaagtggaacggcatttattgga
Encoded proteins:
- the LOC139415978 gene encoding alpha-actinin-3-like codes for the protein MMAVETQAQYTTSYMMNEEHQYMTPEDEWDRDLLLDPAWEKQQRKTFTAWCNSHLRKAGTQIENIEDDFRNGLKLMLLLEVISGERLPKPDKGKMRFHKIANVNKALDFICSKGVKLVSIGAEEIVDGNTKMTLGMIWTIILRFAIQDISVEETSAKEGLLLWCQRKTAPYRNVNVQNFHISWKDGLALCALIHRHRPDLIDYSKLKKDDPIGNLNTAFEVAEKYLDIPKMLDAEDIVNTPKPDEKAIMTYVSCFYHAFAGAEQAETAANRICKVLAVNQENEKLMEEYEKLASELLEWIRKTIPWLENRTAEHHMRAMQQKLEDFRDYRRVHKPPRVQEKCQLEINFNTLQTKLRLSNRPAFMPSEGKMVSDIANAWKGLEQVEKGYEEWLLTEIRRLERLDHLAEKFKQKCSLHQSWTSGKEELLSMKDYESASLMEIRALMRKHEAFESDLAAHQDRVEQIAAIAQELNELDYHDASSVNTRCQGICDQWDNLGTLTQKRRDSLERVEKLWETIDQLYLEFAKRAAPFNNWMDGAMEDLQDMFIVHSTEEIHSLITAHDQFKATLPEADKERMATMGIQSEIVKIAQTYGIKLSGVNPYTNLSPQDITNKWETVKHLVPLRDQMLQEEVARQQANERLRRQFAAQANIIGPWIQTKMEEIGHVSVDIAGSLEEQMNSLKQYEQNIINYKCNIDKLEGDHQLSQESLIFDNKHTNYTMEHIRVGWEQLLTTIARTINEVENQILTRDAKGISQEQLNEFRASFNHFDRKRNGMMDPDDFRACLISMGYDLGEVEFARIMTLVDSNNTGVVTFQAFIDFMTRETAETDTADQVMASFKILASDKSYITVDELRRELPPEQAEYCISRMTRYIGADGPAGALDYISFSSALYGESDL